The Akkermansia sp. RCC_12PD genome contains the following window.
AAACGGCACCAGCCTCCACCGTGCGGCCCGGACTGGAAAGAGAACTGAAAAAAGACGTCCGTTACCTGGCGAAAACCTGCCATCCCCGTCCGGCCGGCTATGAAAAAAACCAGGCCAAAGCCGTAGAATACATTGCCCGTTCCCTGGCGGACTCCGGAGCCAAAGTCACCTATCAGCCTTTCTCCGCGGACAAGCGTCCCTTCGTCAACGTCAGTGCCGTCTTCCCCGGAAAATCAGCCAAAAGAGTCATCGTAGGAGCACACTATGATACCTGCGGGGACACGCCCGGGGCGGACGACAATGCCAGCGGCGTGGCCGGGCTGCTGGCCCTGGGGCGCATGCTTAAAGGCATATCCCCCCCAATACACCATTGAGCTCATCGCCTACGCCAACGAGGAACCCCCGTACTTTGCCACGGAACACATGGGAAGCGCGCAGCACGCCCGGAAGCTTTACACGGAACAAATAGGCGTCAAAGCCATGATCTGCCTGGAAATGATCGGCTACTTCTCCGACAAGGAAAACAGCCAGACCTATCCGGGGCCCGGCATGGGGACGCTGTATCCGGACAAGGGAAACTTCATCGCCATCGTAGGCAACTGGAACAGCGTCAGGCTGGGCCGCGACATCCAGAAAAGCATGCGTCCCTTCCTTCCCACCGTCCGACTCAACCTGCCGCAGATCAAGGGCATGTGCATGGACTTCTCCGACCACCGCAACTTCTGGGCTAAAGACATGCCTGCCGTGATGATCACGGACACGTCCTTCTTCCGCAACCCGAACTACCACCAGCCCGGAGACCTTCCGGAAACGCTGGACTACCGCCGCATGGCCCAAGTGGTCTGCGGCGTCCACCAGGCCGTTCTGCATCTGGCGGCGGAAGAAAAATAAAGTCCCCGCGCCGTGCTCGGCGTCAAACGGCCTGGCCGTCCATAATCGTGATGATGCGGTCGCCCCGCCGGGCCAGGTGTTCGTCATGAGTCACGATCACCAGTGTTTTGCGGGACTCGTCCGCCAGACCGAACAAAAGATCAAGGACTTCCGCGCCATTCTTCCTGTCCAGATTCCCGGTAGGTTCATCCGCAAAAATGATGGGGGCGTCATTCGCGAGCGCACGTGCAATGGCTACACGCTGTTGTTCTCCGCCGCTCAATTCGCCCGGCAGATGATTCAGGCGGTGGGACAGGCCCACACGGTCCATCAGTTCCGTGACATACTCCATGCGCGGCCTTTTACCGATGGAGGAAGCCAGGCAGGCGTTTTCCAGGGCCGTCAATTCCGGCATGAGCAAATAGTTCTGGAAAATGAACCCCATGTTCCTGTTGCGGAAAATGGAGCGCCCCGTGGCAGACAGGGAGTAAATATCCGTGCCGTTGATCGTCACTTTGCCCTCCTGGGGTGTTTCCAGACCGGCGAGCGTATACATCAGCGTCGTCTTCCCGGCACCGCTGGGACCGCACAGGAACACCTTTTCCCCGGCGGCAATGTGCAGGTTCACCCCGTGCAGAATCTCAATGGACTTCTTGCCGATGGAATAGCTGCGGTGGAGGTTGGCGGCGGTAATCACGGAATTCAGTATAACGAAATGGCTGCCGGATTAAAGTTCTATATTGTCGATAAGACGCACGTCGCCGAAATACACGGCGGCGGCCATCAGGGCCGGCTCCCGGTTCCCCTCCAGGGGCTGCATGGTCTCCGCGTCCACAATCTCCAGGTAGTCGATCCGCGTGCCGGGAACGGCTTCAATCACCGCGGCGGCATGATCCTTCACTTCCCGGACTCCCGTCCCGTACCTGAACTCGTCCCTGGCCTGGAGCATGGCCTTCCGTATCACGACGGCCTGTTCCTTCTGCTCCGGAGACAGCCGGGCGTTCCGGGAAGAATAGGCAAGGCCGTTCTCATGCCGCACGATCTCCGCACCGTGGATGCGCACCGGAATATCCAGGTCGCGCACCATGCGGCGGATAATTGCCAGTTGCTGGTAATCCTTCTTCCCGAAGATGGCGTCCGTAGGCTGCACCAGGTTGAAAAGTTTGGCCAAAACCGTGCAAACTCCGGAAAAATGTCCCGGCCGTGACGCCCCGCACAGCGTAGTGGACAAAAAACCTTCCTCCACGCTGATGCTGCGCTCTCCAGCATACATCTCTTCCGGAGCCGGGGAAAACACGTAATCCACTCCGGCGGCTTCGCACAACTCCAGGTCCTTCTCCGGAGTGCGGGGGTAGGTCAGCAAGTCGGAAGTGTTATTGAACTGGATGGGGTTGACGAAAATGCTGGCTACCACTACGCCGTCCTCCCCGGCCAGCTTCCTGGCCTGCTCCAGCAGGGAACGGTGGCCGCTGTGGAGAGCCCCCATCGTGGGAACGAGAACAACGGGATCATTCTGCCGGCGGTGTTTGGACAGGGCTCCCTTCAACTGAGCCTTGGTCGAAAAAGTTTGCATGCGCATAAAGTGGCCTCATGATGACAAAAGTTCAATCCTGAAATATGGCTAGAAGATTGACGCATGCCATTCCACATGTAAACTGGCAAAGTCAGAAGACGCTAAAAATTATGAGATTCTTCAAAACAGCATTATGTGTATCCGCTGCAATGGCATTCAGCGCCACTGCCAACGCCGAACTGAAAGTAGCTACAGTGGACGTGCAGAAACTCTTTGCCGACTACTACAAAACGCATGAAGCCCAGGCGGAAGTGGACAAGGCGGCGCAGGCGGTCCAGCAGGATAACAACACCCGTGCGGAAAGCATCAAGAAGATGGAAGCCGATTTCACCGAAATGGTCAAAAAGCTCCAGGACCCTTCCCTGAATGAAAAGGACAAAAAAGACCTGGAACAGAAAGCCCAGATCACGCGCCAGCAGGCGATTGCCCTGGAACAGGAACGCCGCACTTTTGTGGAGCGCCAGCTCAAATCCCTTCAGGAACAAATGAAACTGCGTTCCACCAACATCATGGGTGAAATCACCAAGGTTGCGGAAGGCATCGCCACCAAGAGCAACTATGACCTTGTTCTGGACAAGAGCGCCCAGGCTCTCCGTTCCAACAACGTCTTCGTTTACACCAAGCCCAGCATGGACATCACCCCCACCGTGATGAAGGAACTCAACAAGGATGCGCCCGCGGGCTTTGATCCTACCAAGAAAAAGACACCGGCCGTTCCCGCCGCGCCTGCGGCTCCGGCCAAGTAACCCTTGACATTGCCCCCGGGAAGGCGGAATCATATCCGCATGAAGCTTTCACTTGAAGCCGTGGCCGCCCTCACCGGGGGAACAATCCTCTCCGGCGATCCCGAACTGAATGTGTTCGGGGTCGCTTCTCTTCTCGACGCCACCCCGGAGGAAGCCTCCTTCCTGGGCAACGAGAAATACTTTGAAGATTTTCTGCATACTTCCGCGGGAATTGTCCTGGTGCCTCCGGGACTGCCCAAATATCCTGAAAACGTCGCATTTGTGGAAGTAGCCAATCCTTCCATGGCCTTCAACGCCCTGGTCAAATACTTCAAGGCTTCATCCTATAAATTCGTGCCCGGCATCCATCCCTCGGCCGTCATCGACCCTTCAGCGAAAATCAATCCGGACAAGGTCCGCGTGGGGGCTTACACCTGCATCGGCGCACACTGCGAAATCGGCGACGGCACGGACATAGGCAACGGATGTCAGATCGGTGACGGTGTCACGATGGGGGAAAACTGCCGCTTGCACGCCAATGTCACCATCCGCGAACGCTGCAAGCTCGGCAGTCGCGTCACCATCCAGCCTGGCGCCGTCATCGGTTCCGACGGCTTCGGCTTCCTAATGGGAGATAATGGCCGCTATGTGGGCATCGACCAGGTAGGCATTGTGGAACTGGAGGACGATGTGGACATAGGAGCCA
Protein-coding sequences here:
- a CDS encoding ABC transporter ATP-binding protein; the protein is MITAANLHRSYSIGKKSIEILHGVNLHIAAGEKVFLCGPSGAGKTTLMYTLAGLETPQEGKVTINGTDIYSLSATGRSIFRNRNMGFIFQNYLLMPELTALENACLASSIGKRPRMEYVTELMDRVGLSHRLNHLPGELSGGEQQRVAIARALANDAPIIFADEPTGNLDRKNGAEVLDLLFGLADESRKTLVIVTHDEHLARRGDRIITIMDGQAV
- a CDS encoding M28 family peptidase, with the protein product MPAAWPGCWPWGACLKAYPPQYTIELIAYANEEPPYFATEHMGSAQHARKLYTEQIGVKAMICLEMIGYFSDKENSQTYPGPGMGTLYPDKGNFIAIVGNWNSVRLGRDIQKSMRPFLPTVRLNLPQIKGMCMDFSDHRNFWAKDMPAVMITDTSFFRNPNYHQPGDLPETLDYRRMAQVVCGVHQAVLHLAAEEK
- the panC gene encoding pantoate--beta-alanine ligase; the encoded protein is MQTFSTKAQLKGALSKHRRQNDPVVLVPTMGALHSGHRSLLEQARKLAGEDGVVVASIFVNPIQFNNTSDLLTYPRTPEKDLELCEAAGVDYVFSPAPEEMYAGERSISVEEGFLSTTLCGASRPGHFSGVCTVLAKLFNLVQPTDAIFGKKDYQQLAIIRRMVRDLDIPVRIHGAEIVRHENGLAYSSRNARLSPEQKEQAVVIRKAMLQARDEFRYGTGVREVKDHAAAVIEAVPGTRIDYLEIVDAETMQPLEGNREPALMAAAVYFGDVRLIDNIEL
- the lpxD gene encoding UDP-3-O-(3-hydroxymyristoyl)glucosamine N-acyltransferase, with the protein product MKLSLEAVAALTGGTILSGDPELNVFGVASLLDATPEEASFLGNEKYFEDFLHTSAGIVLVPPGLPKYPENVAFVEVANPSMAFNALVKYFKASSYKFVPGIHPSAVIDPSAKINPDKVRVGAYTCIGAHCEIGDGTDIGNGCQIGDGVTMGENCRLHANVTIRERCKLGSRVTIQPGAVIGSDGFGFLMGDNGRYVGIDQVGIVELEDDVDIGANTTIDRARFGRTVIGEGTKIDNLVQIGHNVVVGKHCIIVALSGIAGSTHVGDYVTIAAQVGIAGHLKVGSRSTLAAQTGVTANIPENAAYWGTPASPFKDACRQFAALRKLPALVKEVHSLKRKLDSSGN
- a CDS encoding M28 family peptidase, encoding MKFRIFPSLLSAALILSISTGCIISHCTTPGDETAPASTVRPGLERELKKDVRYLAKTCHPRPAGYEKNQAKAVEYIARSLADSGAKVTYQPFSADKRPFVNVSAVFPGKSAKRVIVGAHYDTCGDTPGADDNASGVAGLLALGRMLKGISPPIHH
- a CDS encoding OmpH family outer membrane protein, translated to MAFSATANAELKVATVDVQKLFADYYKTHEAQAEVDKAAQAVQQDNNTRAESIKKMEADFTEMVKKLQDPSLNEKDKKDLEQKAQITRQQAIALEQERRTFVERQLKSLQEQMKLRSTNIMGEITKVAEGIATKSNYDLVLDKSAQALRSNNVFVYTKPSMDITPTVMKELNKDAPAGFDPTKKKTPAVPAAPAAPAK